In one Bacteroides sp. genomic region, the following are encoded:
- a CDS encoding FAD-dependent oxidoreductase has product MITTQVLIIGQGLAGSLLAWELWKHGVNFMVMDPGLPNTSSKAAAGLFHPLVARKILLADKVDVMLPALRNSYKALEDLLEVKLLFKIPSARLILPQTIPEWTMAKNGELSGYITRFFPAGNIAGLKHEKAAAIIGHSGFLEVAGLIYAMARWLREKNRLINNLLDYEMISFLPGRVFVNGLIQAEQIVFCEGPGALQNPWFKDYGLLANKGEVIEIIAEGLEEQYIIRDEVFILPLGQHRFRVGATYSHQSLDYEPTEEGLRELREKLDKILEVPYEVVDHWAGMRPVAKDRSPVMGFHPLHPQLAIFNGLGSKGVIQAPWYAAQLRRLLTEKSFSLPKEVNVSRFFRTL; this is encoded by the coding sequence TTGATTACCACACAGGTTTTGATTATCGGACAAGGACTGGCGGGCAGTTTGCTGGCCTGGGAGTTGTGGAAACATGGGGTGAATTTCATGGTGATGGACCCCGGCCTGCCCAATACTTCATCCAAGGCTGCAGCAGGGTTGTTTCACCCCCTGGTAGCCCGTAAAATTCTCTTAGCCGATAAGGTTGACGTCATGCTGCCTGCGCTGAGAAACTCGTACAAGGCCCTGGAAGACCTGCTGGAAGTCAAACTGCTTTTTAAAATCCCTTCGGCCAGGCTAATCCTGCCCCAAACCATCCCCGAATGGACAATGGCAAAGAATGGGGAGCTCAGCGGATATATCACTAGATTTTTCCCTGCGGGAAATATTGCCGGACTAAAACATGAAAAAGCGGCTGCAATTATTGGTCATTCAGGTTTTTTGGAGGTGGCGGGGCTGATTTATGCAATGGCCCGCTGGCTCAGAGAGAAAAACAGGCTTATCAACAACTTACTCGATTATGAAATGATAAGTTTCCTACCGGGCAGGGTCTTTGTCAATGGATTGATTCAAGCCGAGCAGATTGTATTTTGTGAAGGGCCTGGAGCACTCCAAAATCCCTGGTTCAAAGACTATGGATTATTAGCCAATAAGGGCGAAGTCATTGAGATCATTGCCGAGGGTTTGGAGGAGCAATACATCATCCGTGATGAGGTTTTTATCCTGCCTCTGGGCCAGCATCGCTTCCGTGTGGGCGCCACGTATAGTCACCAAAGCCTGGACTATGAGCCAACAGAGGAAGGGCTGCGCGAGCTAAGGGAAAAACTGGATAAAATACTTGAGGTGCCTTATGAGGTGGTTGACCACTGGGCCGGCATGAGGCCCGTGGCAAAAGATCGTTCTCCTGTAATGGGTTTCCACCCCCTCCACCCCCAGCTGGCCATCTTTAACGGGCTGGGATCTAAAGGCGTAATACAGGCACCTTGGTATGCAGCACAGTTGAGAAGATTGCTTACAGAAAAATCATTTAGCCTGCCAAAGGAGGTCAATGTAAGCCGCTTTTTTCGGACATTGTAA
- a CDS encoding T9SS type A sorting domain-containing protein has product MKKTTIFLMMLIASLMSFAQNGPIDFEPGGHGADWTWTVFENDTNPALEIITNPDPSGINTSATVAKFTALQAGQPWAGVESAHGTTDLGPFVLDATNSTIKIMVWKTVISDVGIKLVSANGWAQVEIKVPNTLVNEWEELTFDFSAYLNPPEEEGQLDQVVVFPDFDLEGREQDNIIYFDNITFNAGGTTPDGPTVAAPTPTEDEANVLSIFSGAYTDVAGTNFNPGWGQSTVMSFVEIAGNETLKYANFNYQGTEFASALNVTQMETIHIDMWTADATVVNFTLISPGPSEIVYSLPITPNQWVSYNIPLTEFADVVDLANVIQFKFFDGDGSPTIFLDNIYFYKDGSGPTEGPNAPIDFEEGGYGADWTWTVFENDTNPALEIIDNPDQSGNNTSAKVAKFTALQTGQPWAGVESAHGTTDLGPFVLDETNSTIKIMVWKTVISDVGIKLIANSGWAQPEIKIANTLVNEWEELTFDFSGLPNPPEAEGQYDQIAIFPDFDLEGREQDNIVYFDNITFSAAGSGGAPQVPAGLAVSNMIGETPVGDGELFIACGPNQVGGDVVYKMFYSKTAEAPADPTTATEYIFGSTAGDGDGINAFGFVLGGLELGTSYTFWLYQYNTVEELFSPGAATASAVSGGGGTTPEGPNAPIDFEEGGYGADWTWNVFENDTNPALEIIANPDQSGANTSATVAKFTALQTGQPYAGVESAHGTTDLGPFVLDETNSTIKIMVWKSVISDVGIKLVANSGWSQPEIKVANTLVDEWEELTFDFSDFPNPPEAEGQYDQIVVFPDFDLEGREQDNIVYFDNITFNAGGTTPDGPTEGAPTPTQDPADVISLFSDAYTDVPVDTWRTDWSQAAYEEVTIDGNPTKKYSSLDYVGIETVANQIDITSMTHFHLDVWSADFTTFRVKLVDFGPDAGYGGGDDTEHEVVFTDLTQGEWVSLDIPLDDFTNLAGRQNIAQLVLSGLPTAAFTVYVDNVFFYSDGTSVNELDAAQSQVRLYPNPVNSGQVVTLNAQVKQLEVFDLSGRMILSTNASKINTGGMNRGVYFVRIQTLNGGLQTQKLIVK; this is encoded by the coding sequence GCATCATTAATGAGTTTTGCTCAAAATGGCCCGATCGATTTTGAACCGGGTGGGCACGGAGCCGACTGGACGTGGACAGTCTTTGAAAACGATACCAATCCTGCATTGGAGATTATTACTAACCCTGATCCGTCAGGAATCAACACTTCTGCAACAGTAGCCAAGTTCACAGCTTTGCAGGCAGGTCAGCCTTGGGCTGGTGTTGAATCTGCCCATGGCACAACTGACCTCGGCCCATTTGTGCTGGATGCGACCAATTCCACAATTAAAATTATGGTTTGGAAAACAGTTATCAGCGATGTGGGCATTAAATTGGTCTCAGCAAATGGCTGGGCACAAGTAGAAATTAAGGTTCCGAATACCTTGGTAAACGAGTGGGAAGAACTTACTTTCGACTTCTCAGCATATCTTAACCCTCCTGAAGAAGAAGGTCAGTTGGATCAGGTGGTTGTATTCCCTGATTTTGATCTGGAAGGAAGAGAACAGGACAATATTATTTATTTTGATAATATTACCTTCAATGCTGGAGGAACCACACCTGACGGCCCTACTGTGGCTGCCCCAACCCCTACCGAAGATGAGGCCAACGTGCTTTCCATTTTCAGCGGTGCTTACACCGATGTGGCAGGGACCAATTTTAACCCAGGATGGGGACAATCTACCGTGATGTCTTTTGTTGAAATTGCTGGAAATGAAACATTAAAGTATGCCAACTTCAATTACCAAGGGACTGAATTTGCCAGTGCACTTAATGTTACGCAAATGGAAACCATACATATTGATATGTGGACGGCCGATGCAACTGTAGTGAATTTTACCCTGATCAGCCCAGGACCAAGTGAAATTGTATATTCATTACCAATTACACCAAACCAATGGGTTAGCTACAACATTCCGTTGACGGAATTTGCTGACGTAGTTGATTTGGCCAATGTAATCCAGTTCAAGTTTTTCGACGGAGATGGATCCCCAACCATATTCCTTGATAATATTTATTTTTACAAGGATGGCTCAGGACCAACCGAAGGGCCCAATGCCCCCATCGATTTTGAAGAAGGCGGATACGGCGCCGACTGGACTTGGACAGTATTTGAAAATGATACCAATCCTGCGTTAGAAATTATCGACAATCCTGATCAATCAGGAAATAACACTTCTGCTAAGGTGGCCAAATTTACGGCACTGCAGACCGGACAACCTTGGGCTGGTGTTGAATCTGCTCACGGGACAACTGACCTTGGTCCATTTGTACTGGATGAAACAAATTCCACCATCAAGATCATGGTGTGGAAAACTGTAATCAGTGATGTAGGCATAAAGTTAATTGCCAACAGCGGTTGGGCTCAGCCTGAAATTAAAATAGCCAACACCTTGGTTAATGAATGGGAAGAACTTACTTTTGACTTTTCTGGTCTTCCAAACCCGCCAGAAGCTGAAGGTCAATATGATCAAATTGCTATTTTTCCCGACTTTGATCTGGAAGGCAGAGAGCAGGACAATATTGTCTATTTCGATAACATAACCTTCTCGGCGGCTGGCAGTGGCGGTGCTCCTCAGGTGCCTGCAGGTCTGGCTGTTTCAAACATGATAGGTGAAACTCCGGTTGGAGATGGAGAATTATTCATTGCTTGTGGCCCCAACCAGGTAGGTGGCGATGTGGTTTATAAAATGTTTTACTCAAAAACTGCCGAAGCCCCTGCTGATCCTACCACTGCAACCGAATATATTTTTGGTTCGACTGCTGGTGATGGTGATGGCATCAATGCATTCGGTTTTGTGCTCGGAGGACTCGAACTTGGCACCAGTTATACTTTCTGGCTGTATCAATACAACACCGTTGAAGAATTATTCTCTCCCGGTGCTGCAACTGCAAGTGCTGTTTCAGGTGGTGGGGGAACCACACCAGAAGGGCCCAATGCTCCCATCGACTTTGAAGAGGGTGGCTATGGCGCCGACTGGACCTGGAACGTGTTTGAAAACGATACCAATCCTGCACTTGAAATCATTGCAAATCCCGACCAATCTGGGGCAAATACATCAGCCACTGTGGCCAAATTTACAGCACTGCAAACCGGACAGCCCTATGCTGGGGTTGAATCAGCCCATGGCACAACTGACCTTGGTCCGTTCGTGCTGGATGAAACAAACTCTACCATCAAGATCATGGTATGGAAGTCTGTAATCAGTGATGTAGGCATTAAGTTGGTGGCCAACAGCGGTTGGTCGCAGCCTGAAATTAAGGTAGCCAACACCCTGGTGGATGAATGGGAAGAATTGACCTTTGATTTCTCTGACTTTCCAAATCCACCTGAAGCAGAAGGTCAATATGATCAAATTGTTGTATTTCCTGATTTTGATTTGGAAGGCAGAGAACAGGATAACATTGTTTATTTTGACAACATCACCTTTAATGCCGGAGGTACAACGCCTGACGGCCCAACGGAAGGAGCACCAACCCCAACCCAGGATCCGGCTGACGTGATTTCCCTGTTCAGTGATGCCTACACAGATGTCCCTGTTGATACCTGGAGAACTGATTGGTCACAAGCAGCCTATGAAGAAGTAACCATTGATGGTAATCCTACCAAAAAATATTCGAGCCTCGACTATGTGGGGATTGAAACAGTGGCAAACCAGATTGACATAACCAGTATGACACATTTCCATTTGGATGTTTGGTCTGCAGATTTCACAACATTCCGCGTGAAACTTGTTGACTTTGGTCCTGATGCTGGTTATGGCGGTGGTGACGACACCGAGCACGAAGTTGTATTTACCGATTTAACCCAGGGTGAATGGGTGAGTCTGGATATTCCCCTGGATGATTTTACTAACCTTGCGGGAAGACAAAATATTGCGCAGTTAGTTTTATCTGGCTTGCCAACCGCAGCATTCACGGTTTATGTCGACAATGTGTTCTTCTATTCTGACGGAACCAGCGTGAACGAGCTTGATGCCGCCCAGAGTCAGGTTAGGTTGTATCCAAACCCCGTCAATTCGGGCCAAGTGGTGACTCTCAACGCCCAGGTAAAACAATTGGAAGTGTTTGACCTTAGCGGAAGAATGATCCTTTCAACCAACGCTTCCAAAATAAACACCGGCGGCATGAACCGGGGAGTTTATTTCGTGAGAATTCAAACATTGAACGGAGGATTGCAAACCCAAAAACTGATTGTGAAGTAA